A stretch of the Argentina anserina chromosome 6, drPotAnse1.1, whole genome shotgun sequence genome encodes the following:
- the LOC126798233 gene encoding cell division control protein 2 homolog C has protein sequence MEKYDKLEKVGEGTYGKVYKAKDKATGQLVALKKTRLEMDEEGVPPTALREVSLLQMLSQSLYVVRLLCVEHVDNKKDGKPVLYLVFEYLDTDLKKFIDTFRKGPNPRPLAPAMVQSFLFQLCKGVAHCHSHGVLHRDLKPQNLLLDKERGILKIADLGLGRAFTVPLKSYTHEIVTLWYRAPEVLLGSTHYSTGVDMWSVGCIFAEMVRRQALFPGDSEFQQLLNIFRLLGTPTEKQWAGVTSLRDWHVYPVWEPQNLARAVPALGPDGVDLLSRMLKYDPAERISAKEAMDHPYFDNLDKSQF, from the exons ATGGAGAAATACGATAAGCTAGAGAAGGTCGGCGAAGGCACCTACGGCAAAGTCTACAAGGCCAAAGACAAAGCCACCGGCCAACTCGTCGCCCTCAAAAAGACGCGCCTCGAGATGGACGAAGAGGGCGTGCCGCCCACCGCCCTCCGCGAAGTCTCCCTCCTCCAAATGCTCTCCCAATCCCTCTACGTCGTCCGCCTCCTCTGCGTCGAACACGTGGACAACAAGAAGGACGGCAAGCCCGTCCTCTACCTCGTCTTCGAGTACCTCGACACCGATCTCAAGAAGTTCATCGACACCTTCCGCAAGGGCCCCAATCCGAGGCCCCTGGCGCCGGCGATGGTCCAGAGCTTTCTGTTCCAGCTCTGTAAAGGCGTGGCGCACTGCCACTCCCACGGCGTGCTCCACCGCGATTTGAAGCCGCAGAATCTGCTGCTGGATAAGGAGAGAGGGATCTTGAAGATTGCCGATCTTGGATTGGGCCGGGCCTTCACGGTTCCGCTCAAGAGCTATACGCATGAGATTGTGACGCTTTGGTATAGAGCGCCTGAGGTTCTGCTCGGCTCTACTCATTACTCTACTGGTGTTGATATGTGGTCCGTCGGATGCATTTTCG CTGAAATGGTGAGGAGGCAGGCGCTGTTCCCTGGAGATTCTGAGTTCCAGCAGTTGCTCAACATCTTCAG GCTGTTAGGAACGCCGACTGAGAAGCAGTGGGCTGGTGTCACTAGTCTGCGGGACTGGCATGTTTATCCTGTGTGGGAGCCTCAGAACTTGGCTCGTGCTGTTCCTGCATTAGGGCCTGATGGAGTGGACCTTCTTTCT AGAATGCTTAAATATGATCCAGCTGAGAGAATTTCTGCCAAAGAAGCCATGGACCATCCTTACTTTGACAACCTCGACAAGTCTCAGTTCTGA